The following coding sequences lie in one Oncorhynchus kisutch isolate 150728-3 linkage group LG27, Okis_V2, whole genome shotgun sequence genomic window:
- the cryz gene encoding quinone oxidoreductase isoform X2: MMATTPKLMRAIRVSEFGGPSVLKFCSNIPVPNPGQKQVLIHVHACGVNPVETYIRSGTYARKPSLPYTPGTDVSGVVEAVGDRVQLLKAGDRVFTTATETGGYAEYTVVSEDCVHRLPDPLDYKQGAAIGIPYCTAYRALFHKAHAKAGETVLIHGASGGVGVAACQMARALGLRVLGTAGTAEGLELVLRNGAHQAFNHKEEGYTSKIMDATKGQGVNVIVEMLSNVNLSNDLQMLAYGGRVTVVGSRGPIEINPRDTMAKESSIIGVALPCATVEEKAECAAALFAGMDAGWLKPAVGKQYTLDMASQAHIDIIDCPGASGKMVLTM; this comes from the exons ATG ATGGCAACAACACCCAAGTTAATGAGAGCAATTCGAGTGAGTGAGTTTGGAGGACCTTCCGTTTTGAAATTCTGCTCCAACATACCTGTGCCAAATCCAGGTCAGAAACAG GTGCTAATCCATGTGCATGCGTGTGGAGTGAACCCCGTGGAGACCTACATCCGCTCTGGGACCTACGCCAGGAAGCCCAGCCTGCCCTACACTCCAGGGACTGATGTGTCAGGGGTCGTGGAAGCTGTCGGAGACAGAGTCCAACTCTTAAAG GCTGGTGACCGTGTGTTCACCACCGCCACAGAGACAGGAGGGTATGCTGAATACACTGTCGTGTCTGAGGACTGTGTCCACCGCCTGCCAGACCCCTTAGACTACAAACAGGGAGCTGCCATTGGGATCCCCTACTGCACCGCATACAGAGCTCTCTTCCATAA AGCACATGCTAAAGCAGGCGAGACAGTACTCATCCATGGAGCCAGCGGTGGG GTGGGGGTGGCAGCGTGTCAGATGGCCAGAGCCTTGGGTCTGAGGGTCCTGGGGACAGCAGGAACCGCAGAAGGACTGGAGCTGGTCCTGAGGAATGGAGCTCACCAGGCCTTCAACCACAAAGAGGAAGGATACACTAGCAAAATCATG GATGCTACCAAGGGGCAAGGAGTAAATGTGATTGTGGAGATGCTGTCTAATGTGAACCTCAGCAATGACCTGCAGATGCTGGCCTACGGGGGGAGAGTGACG GTTGTTGGCAGTAGAGGCCCCATTGAAATCAACCCTCGAGACACCATGGCCAAAGAGTCCAGCATCATTGGTGTTGCCTTACCCTGTGCTACTGTT GAAGAGAAAGCGGAGTGTGCCGCGGCCCTGTTTGCAGGGATGGATGCTGGTTGGCTGAAGCCTGCTGTCGGAAAACAGTACACCCTGGACATGGCCTCCCAGGCCCATATTGACATCATAGACTGCCCTGGGGCTTCTGGGAAGATGGTACTGACCATGTGA
- the cryz gene encoding quinone oxidoreductase isoform X1, with product MMATTPKLMRAIRVSEFGGPSVLKFCSNIPVPNPGQKQVLIHVHACGVNPVETYIRSGTYARKPSLPYTPGTDVSGVVEAVGDRVQLLKAGDRVFTTATETGGYAEYTVVSEDCVHRLPDPLDYKQGAAIGIPYCTAYRALFHKAHAKAGETVLIHGASGGCLWPFPWRCVSFQVGVAACQMARALGLRVLGTAGTAEGLELVLRNGAHQAFNHKEEGYTSKIMDATKGQGVNVIVEMLSNVNLSNDLQMLAYGGRVTVVGSRGPIEINPRDTMAKESSIIGVALPCATVEEKAECAAALFAGMDAGWLKPAVGKQYTLDMASQAHIDIIDCPGASGKMVLTM from the exons ATG ATGGCAACAACACCCAAGTTAATGAGAGCAATTCGAGTGAGTGAGTTTGGAGGACCTTCCGTTTTGAAATTCTGCTCCAACATACCTGTGCCAAATCCAGGTCAGAAACAG GTGCTAATCCATGTGCATGCGTGTGGAGTGAACCCCGTGGAGACCTACATCCGCTCTGGGACCTACGCCAGGAAGCCCAGCCTGCCCTACACTCCAGGGACTGATGTGTCAGGGGTCGTGGAAGCTGTCGGAGACAGAGTCCAACTCTTAAAG GCTGGTGACCGTGTGTTCACCACCGCCACAGAGACAGGAGGGTATGCTGAATACACTGTCGTGTCTGAGGACTGTGTCCACCGCCTGCCAGACCCCTTAGACTACAAACAGGGAGCTGCCATTGGGATCCCCTACTGCACCGCATACAGAGCTCTCTTCCATAA AGCACATGCTAAAGCAGGCGAGACAGTACTCATCCATGGAGCCAGCGGTGGG TGTTTGTGGCCTTTTCCTTGGAGGTGTGTATCTTTTCAGGTGGGGGTGGCAGCGTGTCAGATGGCCAGAGCCTTGGGTCTGAGGGTCCTGGGGACAGCAGGAACCGCAGAAGGACTGGAGCTGGTCCTGAGGAATGGAGCTCACCAGGCCTTCAACCACAAAGAGGAAGGATACACTAGCAAAATCATG GATGCTACCAAGGGGCAAGGAGTAAATGTGATTGTGGAGATGCTGTCTAATGTGAACCTCAGCAATGACCTGCAGATGCTGGCCTACGGGGGGAGAGTGACG GTTGTTGGCAGTAGAGGCCCCATTGAAATCAACCCTCGAGACACCATGGCCAAAGAGTCCAGCATCATTGGTGTTGCCTTACCCTGTGCTACTGTT GAAGAGAAAGCGGAGTGTGCCGCGGCCCTGTTTGCAGGGATGGATGCTGGTTGGCTGAAGCCTGCTGTCGGAAAACAGTACACCCTGGACATGGCCTCCCAGGCCCATATTGACATCATAGACTGCCCTGGGGCTTCTGGGAAGATGGTACTGACCATGTGA